One window from the genome of Paenibacillus azoreducens encodes:
- a CDS encoding DUF2953 domain-containing protein, with protein sequence MWIALVVIAVIFILIFAAAISDITFTVRFSKISRNDRAEIDIHMLYGLVRYHYEMPKLMFENMKKGFLLKLEKSGNANGYSGNAEHTRINKKKVKHWAHDFRILLKSTVALKKWLQRMFAHVRVQQLDWSTNLSAGEAEWTAVATGVLWSLKTTLVGWLSFQVRMKSSPRLNVTPQFKDEMLFSTDFYCVSRLSLGYAMYALFILLSRVMKVEGGLKRWIRLYRQFKEKGQKVPSV encoded by the coding sequence GTGTGGATTGCGCTGGTAGTGATCGCCGTTATTTTCATATTGATTTTCGCTGCGGCGATATCGGATATCACCTTCACTGTGCGATTCAGCAAAATCAGCCGAAACGACCGGGCGGAGATTGATATCCATATGTTATACGGACTTGTCCGTTATCATTATGAGATGCCTAAGCTGATGTTCGAAAACATGAAAAAAGGCTTCCTGCTGAAGCTGGAAAAAAGCGGAAATGCGAACGGTTATTCCGGGAACGCAGAGCATACGCGCATCAACAAGAAAAAAGTGAAGCACTGGGCGCATGATTTCCGGATCCTCCTCAAATCAACGGTTGCCTTAAAAAAATGGCTGCAGCGCATGTTTGCTCATGTCAGAGTTCAGCAGCTTGATTGGTCGACGAATTTATCGGCAGGGGAAGCGGAATGGACCGCGGTTGCGACAGGGGTGTTATGGAGCCTGAAAACGACGCTGGTCGGCTGGTTATCCTTTCAAGTCCGAATGAAAAGCAGTCCCCGGCTGAATGTCACGCCGCAATTTAAAGACGAAATGCTGTTTTCAACCGATTTTTATTGCGTTTCCCGGCTTTCCTTGGGATATGCCATGTATGCTTTGTTTATTTTGTTATCAAGAGTTATGAAAGTTGAGGGCGGGTTGAAAAGATGGATCCGTTTATATCGCCAGTTCAAGGAAAAGGGACAAAAAGTTCCAAGCGTTTAA